Within the Ochrobactrum sp. Marseille-Q0166 genome, the region CGCAACTGCGGTAAAAGTGAAAGCTTCGGCTTTGGCGGCACCACCGGTAATGCGGCTTTCGATGACTGGCGCCGCGAAGAACTCGACCGTCTGACTGAAGAACGCCGCAAGCTTGAAGAAGCTCGCGCCGACTTTGAAGCCTATGCGCAGGAACTTCGCCGCGCCCGCGACAAGGAAGAGTTCGAGCGTTTCATGAATGAGCGTCGCGCCAACGGCAAACGCACACCAGCGAAGACCGACAGCAACGAGGTCACGGATATTTGACCGCTAAATAAAGGCTGTAATATCTGTTGCGACGCGGGCTTAGAGCGCAACCCGGTTTGAGTGAATCAGACCTGCGCTCTAAGCTTTTTTACCCAATGCATAATCTTATCGATCCTCGTTCCACTCCGGTCGGATTATGCTTCACCCGCGTCGTTTTGCTTTGAACGACAAAAATTTCTGGCTTTTTTCGCGAATCACTTATTTTTAAGGAATGGGCTTTTCCTTATTTCGTTCATCGAAGGCTAAACAGTCGGCGACAGTCAGAAGCGAACGCATTCATGCGGTCGCGGGACGTGAATTGCCTTTGCGCGTGCTTGAAAACCCGCGCGCCAAACGCCTGACACTTCGGATTGAGACCGGCGGCAAGGGTCTGCGTGTCACTATTCCACCGGGCCTGCCCGACCGTGAAGTGCAGAGTTTTTTGATCCGCCATGAAGGCTGGATTGAAAGCCGCATAGCAAAATTACCCGATCAGGCTGGCCTTCGTGTGGGTGTGAAAATACCCATTCGCGGTGTGCCGCATCTCATCACCCATCAGCCCGGACGTGGCACGGTGGATTTGCTGGATGGCAGTATTCTGCTCGTTCATGGCGACCCCGCACATCTTTCGCGGCGCGTCGCCGATTACCTCAAGCGCGAAGTCAAACGCGACATCGAGCAACTGGTTGCCCGTCATACGGCAACCGTGGGCCGCAAAGCCAAGGCGGTCCGGTTCAAGGATACCAAAAGCCGCTGGGGGTCGTGTACTTCCGATGGCGTGCTTTCCTTCTCATGGCGCATCGGCATGGCCCCGCCGCCCGTCATCAACTATCTCGTCGCCCACGAAGTGGCGCATCTGATCGAGATGAACCATGGGCCGAAATTCTGGAAACTCTGCCTTGAGCTTTGCCCCGACACTGAGCGCTGCAAAGCATGGCTGAAGCGTAATGGCAGCGCATTACAGGCTATCGACTTTACATGACATCACATATTCAACACGCCGCCCGGGTGCTATGGGATTACCATTGCATCTATGACGAACTTCAGACCGCCGATGTCATTATCGGCTTAGGCAGTTATGATACCCGCGTCGCAAAACATGCGGCCGATCTCTACATGCAAGGCCTTGGCACCTGGCTCATGTTCACAGGCCATAGCGGTAACTGGACCAAAGGACTCTACAAGGCGTCTGAGGCGGAAGCCTTTGCGGAAATCGCGATTGCTGAAGGCGTGCCGGAAAGCGCGATCATCATCGAGCCAAAAGCGACCAATATCGGTGAGAACATCCTTTTTTCGCGCGAAAAGATGGTGCCAGGTGCCATTAGTCCGATTTTTGTCACCAAGCC harbors:
- a CDS encoding M48 family metallopeptidase, with the protein product MGFSLFRSSKAKQSATVRSERIHAVAGRELPLRVLENPRAKRLTLRIETGGKGLRVTIPPGLPDREVQSFLIRHEGWIESRIAKLPDQAGLRVGVKIPIRGVPHLITHQPGRGTVDLLDGSILLVHGDPAHLSRRVADYLKREVKRDIEQLVARHTATVGRKAKAVRFKDTKSRWGSCTSDGVLSFSWRIGMAPPPVINYLVAHEVAHLIEMNHGPKFWKLCLELCPDTERCKAWLKRNGSALQAIDFT
- a CDS encoding DUF2852 domain-containing protein → MTNSALIRPAWTPATIALMVLGFIFFWPLGLAMLAYIIWGDRLGDFKRQVNEKTDSVFGSFRNCGKSESFGFGGTTGNAAFDDWRREELDRLTEERRKLEEARADFEAYAQELRRARDKEEFERFMNERRANGKRTPAKTDSNEVTDI
- a CDS encoding YdcF family protein, translated to MTSHIQHAARVLWDYHCIYDELQTADVIIGLGSYDTRVAKHAADLYMQGLGTWLMFTGHSGNWTKGLYKASEAEAFAEIAIAEGVPESAIIIEPKATNIGENILFSREKMVPGAISPIFVTKPQTQRRVRATVDRQWPEAKAFVTAPATSFEDQPTKAHDFEKLVREMTGDLRRILQYPALGFQIAQAVPLEVMEAYDTLIAQGYDDAPAETAPGTT